The following proteins come from a genomic window of Terriglobia bacterium:
- a CDS encoding site-specific DNA-methyltransferase, with protein MAIRLDGEDSFLQPNAIYRGDARELLPRVEPNSIACSIWSPPYFVGKSYEEYLTTYREWRDLLEEVVGLHFPIIRPGGFVVINIADILCFADSGMPRIQAETVNQRRSPVTREDVLKARARFPNYNRDQLATLLGCSEQTIDRRLNGNNIRGGKYATQTRVKLVAPAVERWARRAGFYVYDRRVWVKDPCWKNSEWHSSSYRAVDEFEYIYFLWKPGATTVDRSRLSPGEWAKWGSRAAWYIPSVRANDDHEAKFPLELPRRIIRMLTAPGDIVLDCFVGSGTTAVAAIETRRRFIGIDKVERYVEMARYAAIQSTEMPLEGQVEYPEPSKLPFAAAAQSLPEP; from the coding sequence TTGGCGATACGTTTAGATGGAGAGGATTCGTTTCTGCAACCGAATGCGATCTATCGTGGTGACGCTCGCGAACTCCTCCCACGAGTCGAGCCTAACAGCATTGCGTGCAGCATCTGGTCACCTCCCTATTTTGTCGGCAAGTCATATGAGGAATACCTTACGACGTATCGCGAGTGGCGCGACTTGCTGGAGGAAGTCGTTGGGCTGCATTTTCCGATCATTCGACCCGGCGGATTCGTGGTCATCAACATCGCCGATATCCTCTGCTTCGCCGATTCTGGAATGCCACGAATTCAAGCTGAGACCGTCAACCAGCGGCGATCGCCCGTCACACGAGAGGACGTATTGAAGGCAAGAGCTAGGTTTCCGAACTACAACCGCGATCAACTGGCAACCTTACTCGGCTGCAGCGAGCAAACGATTGATCGTCGGTTGAACGGCAACAACATTCGGGGTGGAAAGTATGCGACTCAAACCCGAGTGAAGCTTGTCGCACCCGCGGTCGAAAGGTGGGCGCGGCGCGCGGGTTTCTACGTATACGACCGTCGTGTGTGGGTCAAAGACCCGTGCTGGAAGAATTCCGAGTGGCACAGCTCCTCATACCGTGCGGTGGATGAATTTGAATACATATATTTCTTGTGGAAACCCGGAGCCACGACTGTGGACCGGAGCCGCCTCAGTCCTGGTGAATGGGCAAAATGGGGCTCCCGTGCTGCATGGTACATTCCGTCGGTCCGAGCAAATGACGATCACGAGGCTAAGTTTCCGCTAGAACTGCCGCGTCGCATCATTCGAATGCTCACTGCACCTGGAGACATAGTTTTGGATTGCTTCGTCGGAAGTGGGACCACGGCAGTTGCTGCGATCGAAACGCGAAGACGATTCATCGGGATCGACAAGGTCGAGCGGTATGTCGAAATGGCCAGATACGCAGCTATTCAGTCCACTGAAATGCCACTGGAGGGTCAAGTCGAATATCCTGAACCCTCCAAGCTGCCATTTGCTGCAGCAGCGCAAAGCTTACCCGAACCCTAA
- a CDS encoding BglI family type II restriction endonuclease: MRGGFASAQLSPVLPGASGFDFGSRSGPFEGPATRKASGSAGGYLLSFSAEAQLIFAAEPDDPADIAEDVLQEALETLGVSKNPVRLFGKVDYKRARYVFHEDYAIRQALFVDSKAERDANSATLQVSQTSMRIRHIRAGVAVDVPGMLPTTVPHPTGDMLTTTIIVKFVYSEVNGIRALNRIRAACIPSGMLQARYNPTAQQTFWMAGRDAPTLGEDFRVRVSFALLQQMAAWRVQDIRLDPPVAFQWTE, from the coding sequence GTGCGTGGCGGTTTTGCAAGCGCACAGCTTTCACCCGTACTGCCTGGAGCGAGCGGTTTTGACTTTGGGTCGCGATCAGGCCCCTTTGAGGGGCCCGCGACCCGTAAAGCCTCCGGCTCTGCCGGAGGATACTTACTCTCGTTCTCAGCCGAGGCGCAACTCATTTTTGCCGCGGAGCCAGACGATCCAGCCGACATTGCTGAAGACGTCCTGCAAGAAGCACTGGAAACGCTCGGTGTGTCCAAGAACCCTGTTCGGCTTTTCGGCAAGGTCGATTACAAACGAGCCCGCTACGTCTTTCACGAAGATTACGCGATAAGGCAAGCTCTGTTCGTCGATTCAAAAGCAGAGCGAGATGCAAACAGCGCCACGCTTCAGGTGTCGCAAACGTCAATGCGTATCCGACACATTAGGGCCGGTGTCGCCGTCGACGTTCCGGGTATGCTCCCCACGACCGTACCGCATCCCACAGGCGATATGCTGACGACAACTATCATCGTTAAGTTCGTGTATTCAGAAGTAAATGGAATAAGGGCGTTGAACAGGATTCGAGCGGCGTGCATTCCAAGCGGAATGCTGCAAGCGCGCTACAATCCGACGGCTCAGCAGACGTTCTGGATGGCTGGACGGGACGCTCCAACGCTCGGCGAGGACTTTAGGGTTCGGGTAAGCTTTGCGCTGCTGCAGCAAATGGCAGCTTGGAGGGTTCAGGATATTCGACTTGACCCTCCAGTGGCATTTCAGTGGACTGAATAG
- a CDS encoding MarR family transcriptional regulator, which translates to MDRGLALPPEITVSFANAADMMRVLSTQRVRLLRAARQKPSPVSDLALRLRRDARAVSRDVELLEQFGLVRTRYEKNPGHGKRRIVESRAARYQLVAAI; encoded by the coding sequence TTGGACCGCGGCCTCGCGCTTCCGCCGGAGATCACGGTTTCTTTTGCCAACGCCGCCGACATGATGCGCGTGCTGTCCACCCAGAGGGTCCGCCTGCTGCGGGCGGCGCGGCAGAAACCGTCGCCCGTATCCGATCTTGCGCTGCGCTTGCGGCGGGATGCGCGCGCCGTCAGCCGCGACGTGGAGTTGCTGGAACAGTTTGGGTTGGTGCGAACGCGGTACGAGAAAAATCCCGGGCACGGGAAGCGCCGGATCGTGGAATCGCGCGCCGCGAGATATCAACTGGTGGCGGCGATTTAG